In a single window of the Heterodontus francisci isolate sHetFra1 chromosome 35, sHetFra1.hap1, whole genome shotgun sequence genome:
- the hmg20a gene encoding high mobility group protein 20A isoform X4 has protein sequence MMDGLMSNTALPPLFADDDVSKESADLTVDAGFSGPEGSYSSGVSQSLNNPEFVEDLSQVQLLQNESPQAADSNEQRSEEEKTTKKGGWPKGRKRKKATKDSNAPKAPLTGYVRFLNERREQLRAQRPDVPFSEITRMLGNEWSKLPADDKQHYLDEAERDKERYMKELEQYQQTEAYKRFSQKADDKRHIKRLNQDEGSRANNIPVTEQGELKDRSVLDIPIFSEEFLDHSKARERELRQLRKSNIEYEERNAALQKHVESMKTAVEKLEIDVMQERNRNVVLQQHLDTLRQALTSSFATVPLPGSGEIPTLETIDSYMRKLHGIILSNPQNNENLIATVRDLVSRLDR, from the exons ATGATGGATGGACTCATGTCAAACACGGCATTACCCCCCCTTTTTGCTGATGATGATGTATCAAAGGAGAGTGCAGATCTGACAGTCGATGCAGG CTTTTCAGGCCCAGAAGGTTCGTACAGTTCAGGGGTCTCTCAGTCTCTGAACAATCCAGAGTTTGTGGAGGATCTGTCCCAGGTGCAGTTATTGCAGAATGAGTCCCCTCAGGCAGCAGACAGCAATGAGCAAAGAAGTGAGGAGGAG AAAACTACCAAGAAAGGGGGCTGGCCAAaaggaaggaaaagaaaaaaaGCAACTAAGGACAGCAATGCGCCAAAAGCTCCACTGACTGGGTATGTGAGATTCCTCAACGAGCGTCGGGAGCAGCTTCGAGCACAGCGGCCGGATGTTCCCTTTTCCGAAATCACCAGAATGTTAGGAAATGAGTGGAGTAAACTGCCTGCAGATGATAAGCAG CATTATTTagatgaggcagagagagacaaagagcgtTACATGAAGGAACTGGAGCAGTACCAACAGACTGAGGCTTACAAACGGTTCAGCCAGAAAGCAGATGACAAACGGCACATAAAAAGGCTTAACCAAG ATGAAGGATCCCGAGCCAATAACATTCCTGTTACTGAG caGGGTGAGCTGAAGGATCGATCTGTATTGGACATTCCTATTTTCTCAGAGGAGTTTTTAGACCACAGCAAAG CTCGGGAAAGGGAGCTCCGGCAGCTGAGGAAGTCCAATATAGAATATGAAGAAAGAAATGCAGCCTTGCAGAAACATGTGGAGAGCATGAAAACAGCGGTTGAGAAGCTAGAGATTGATGTAATGCAAGAACGAAACAGGAACGTTGTCCTTCAGCAGCACTTGGATACTCTGCGGCAAGCACTGACGTCCAGTTTTGCCACTGTACCACTGCCAG gttCTGGGGAGATACCCACCCTTGAAACCATTGACTCCTACATGAGGAAATTACATGGTATTATTCTATCCAACCCCCAAAATAATGAGAATCTCATTGCCACAGTGCGTGACTTAGTAAGCCGACTTGACAGGTGA
- the hmg20a gene encoding high mobility group protein 20A isoform X2 codes for MMDGLMSNTALPPLFADDDVSKESADLTVDAGFSGPEGSYSSGVSQSLNNPEFVEDLSQVQLLQNESPQAADSNEQRSEEEQKTTKKGGWPKGRKRKKATKDSNAPKAPLTGYVRFLNERREQLRAQRPDVPFSEITRMLGNEWSKLPADDKQHYLDEAERDKERYMKELEQYQQTEAYKRFSQKADDKRHIKRLNQDEGSRANNIPVTEQGELKDRSVLDIPIFSEEFLDHSKARERELRQLRKSNIEYEERNAALQKHVESMKTAVEKLEIDVMQERNRNVVLQQHLDTLRQALTSSFATVPLPGSGEIPTLETIDSYMRKLHGIILSNPQNNENLIATVRDLVSRLDR; via the exons ATGATGGATGGACTCATGTCAAACACGGCATTACCCCCCCTTTTTGCTGATGATGATGTATCAAAGGAGAGTGCAGATCTGACAGTCGATGCAGG CTTTTCAGGCCCAGAAGGTTCGTACAGTTCAGGGGTCTCTCAGTCTCTGAACAATCCAGAGTTTGTGGAGGATCTGTCCCAGGTGCAGTTATTGCAGAATGAGTCCCCTCAGGCAGCAGACAGCAATGAGCAAAGAAGTGAGGAGGAG CAGAAAACTACCAAGAAAGGGGGCTGGCCAAaaggaaggaaaagaaaaaaaGCAACTAAGGACAGCAATGCGCCAAAAGCTCCACTGACTGGGTATGTGAGATTCCTCAACGAGCGTCGGGAGCAGCTTCGAGCACAGCGGCCGGATGTTCCCTTTTCCGAAATCACCAGAATGTTAGGAAATGAGTGGAGTAAACTGCCTGCAGATGATAAGCAG CATTATTTagatgaggcagagagagacaaagagcgtTACATGAAGGAACTGGAGCAGTACCAACAGACTGAGGCTTACAAACGGTTCAGCCAGAAAGCAGATGACAAACGGCACATAAAAAGGCTTAACCAAG ATGAAGGATCCCGAGCCAATAACATTCCTGTTACTGAG caGGGTGAGCTGAAGGATCGATCTGTATTGGACATTCCTATTTTCTCAGAGGAGTTTTTAGACCACAGCAAAG CTCGGGAAAGGGAGCTCCGGCAGCTGAGGAAGTCCAATATAGAATATGAAGAAAGAAATGCAGCCTTGCAGAAACATGTGGAGAGCATGAAAACAGCGGTTGAGAAGCTAGAGATTGATGTAATGCAAGAACGAAACAGGAACGTTGTCCTTCAGCAGCACTTGGATACTCTGCGGCAAGCACTGACGTCCAGTTTTGCCACTGTACCACTGCCAG gttCTGGGGAGATACCCACCCTTGAAACCATTGACTCCTACATGAGGAAATTACATGGTATTATTCTATCCAACCCCCAAAATAATGAGAATCTCATTGCCACAGTGCGTGACTTAGTAAGCCGACTTGACAGGTGA
- the hmg20a gene encoding high mobility group protein 20A isoform X1, with protein MMDGLMSNTALPPLFADDDVSKESADLTVDAGFSGPEGSYSSGVSQSLNNPEFVEDLSQVQLLQNESPQAADSNEQRSEEEQKTTKKGGWPKGRKRKKATKDSNAPKAPLTGYVRFLNERREQLRAQRPDVPFSEITRMLGNEWSKLPADDKQHYLDEAERDKERYMKELEQYQQTEAYKRFSQKADDKRHIKRLNQDEGSRANNIPVTEQGELKDRSVLDIPIFSEEFLDHSKARERELRQLRKSNIEYEERNAALQKHVESMKTAVEKLEIDVMQERNRNVVLQQHLDTLRQALTSSFATVPLPGSGEIPTLETIDSYMRKLHGIILSNPQNNENLIATVRDLVSRLDS; from the exons ATGATGGATGGACTCATGTCAAACACGGCATTACCCCCCCTTTTTGCTGATGATGATGTATCAAAGGAGAGTGCAGATCTGACAGTCGATGCAGG CTTTTCAGGCCCAGAAGGTTCGTACAGTTCAGGGGTCTCTCAGTCTCTGAACAATCCAGAGTTTGTGGAGGATCTGTCCCAGGTGCAGTTATTGCAGAATGAGTCCCCTCAGGCAGCAGACAGCAATGAGCAAAGAAGTGAGGAGGAG CAGAAAACTACCAAGAAAGGGGGCTGGCCAAaaggaaggaaaagaaaaaaaGCAACTAAGGACAGCAATGCGCCAAAAGCTCCACTGACTGGGTATGTGAGATTCCTCAACGAGCGTCGGGAGCAGCTTCGAGCACAGCGGCCGGATGTTCCCTTTTCCGAAATCACCAGAATGTTAGGAAATGAGTGGAGTAAACTGCCTGCAGATGATAAGCAG CATTATTTagatgaggcagagagagacaaagagcgtTACATGAAGGAACTGGAGCAGTACCAACAGACTGAGGCTTACAAACGGTTCAGCCAGAAAGCAGATGACAAACGGCACATAAAAAGGCTTAACCAAG ATGAAGGATCCCGAGCCAATAACATTCCTGTTACTGAG caGGGTGAGCTGAAGGATCGATCTGTATTGGACATTCCTATTTTCTCAGAGGAGTTTTTAGACCACAGCAAAG CTCGGGAAAGGGAGCTCCGGCAGCTGAGGAAGTCCAATATAGAATATGAAGAAAGAAATGCAGCCTTGCAGAAACATGTGGAGAGCATGAAAACAGCGGTTGAGAAGCTAGAGATTGATGTAATGCAAGAACGAAACAGGAACGTTGTCCTTCAGCAGCACTTGGATACTCTGCGGCAAGCACTGACGTCCAGTTTTGCCACTGTACCACTGCCAG gttCTGGGGAGATACCCACCCTTGAAACCATTGACTCCTACATGAGGAAATTACATGGTATTATTCTATCCAACCCCCAAAATAATGAGAATCTCATTGCCACAGTGCGTGACTTAGTAAGCCGACTTGACAG
- the hmg20a gene encoding high mobility group protein 20A isoform X5, which produces MMDGLMSNTALPPLFADDDVSKESADLTVDAGFSGPEGSYSSGVSQSLNNPEFVEDLSQVQLLQNESPQAADSNEQRSEEEQKTTKKGGWPKGRKRKKATKDSNAPKAPLTGYVRFLNERREQLRAQRPDVPFSEITRMLGNEWSKLPADDKQHYLDEAERDKERYMKELEQYQQTEAYKRFSQKADDKRHIKRLNQDEGSRANNIPVTEGELKDRSVLDIPIFSEEFLDHSKARERELRQLRKSNIEYEERNAALQKHVESMKTAVEKLEIDVMQERNRNVVLQQHLDTLRQALTSSFATVPLPGSGEIPTLETIDSYMRKLHGIILSNPQNNENLIATVRDLVSRLDS; this is translated from the exons ATGATGGATGGACTCATGTCAAACACGGCATTACCCCCCCTTTTTGCTGATGATGATGTATCAAAGGAGAGTGCAGATCTGACAGTCGATGCAGG CTTTTCAGGCCCAGAAGGTTCGTACAGTTCAGGGGTCTCTCAGTCTCTGAACAATCCAGAGTTTGTGGAGGATCTGTCCCAGGTGCAGTTATTGCAGAATGAGTCCCCTCAGGCAGCAGACAGCAATGAGCAAAGAAGTGAGGAGGAG CAGAAAACTACCAAGAAAGGGGGCTGGCCAAaaggaaggaaaagaaaaaaaGCAACTAAGGACAGCAATGCGCCAAAAGCTCCACTGACTGGGTATGTGAGATTCCTCAACGAGCGTCGGGAGCAGCTTCGAGCACAGCGGCCGGATGTTCCCTTTTCCGAAATCACCAGAATGTTAGGAAATGAGTGGAGTAAACTGCCTGCAGATGATAAGCAG CATTATTTagatgaggcagagagagacaaagagcgtTACATGAAGGAACTGGAGCAGTACCAACAGACTGAGGCTTACAAACGGTTCAGCCAGAAAGCAGATGACAAACGGCACATAAAAAGGCTTAACCAAG ATGAAGGATCCCGAGCCAATAACATTCCTGTTACTGAG GGTGAGCTGAAGGATCGATCTGTATTGGACATTCCTATTTTCTCAGAGGAGTTTTTAGACCACAGCAAAG CTCGGGAAAGGGAGCTCCGGCAGCTGAGGAAGTCCAATATAGAATATGAAGAAAGAAATGCAGCCTTGCAGAAACATGTGGAGAGCATGAAAACAGCGGTTGAGAAGCTAGAGATTGATGTAATGCAAGAACGAAACAGGAACGTTGTCCTTCAGCAGCACTTGGATACTCTGCGGCAAGCACTGACGTCCAGTTTTGCCACTGTACCACTGCCAG gttCTGGGGAGATACCCACCCTTGAAACCATTGACTCCTACATGAGGAAATTACATGGTATTATTCTATCCAACCCCCAAAATAATGAGAATCTCATTGCCACAGTGCGTGACTTAGTAAGCCGACTTGACAG
- the hmg20a gene encoding high mobility group protein 20A isoform X3: MMDGLMSNTALPPLFADDDVSKESADLTVDAGFSGPEGSYSSGVSQSLNNPEFVEDLSQVQLLQNESPQAADSNEQRSEEEKTTKKGGWPKGRKRKKATKDSNAPKAPLTGYVRFLNERREQLRAQRPDVPFSEITRMLGNEWSKLPADDKQHYLDEAERDKERYMKELEQYQQTEAYKRFSQKADDKRHIKRLNQDEGSRANNIPVTEQGELKDRSVLDIPIFSEEFLDHSKARERELRQLRKSNIEYEERNAALQKHVESMKTAVEKLEIDVMQERNRNVVLQQHLDTLRQALTSSFATVPLPGSGEIPTLETIDSYMRKLHGIILSNPQNNENLIATVRDLVSRLDS; the protein is encoded by the exons ATGATGGATGGACTCATGTCAAACACGGCATTACCCCCCCTTTTTGCTGATGATGATGTATCAAAGGAGAGTGCAGATCTGACAGTCGATGCAGG CTTTTCAGGCCCAGAAGGTTCGTACAGTTCAGGGGTCTCTCAGTCTCTGAACAATCCAGAGTTTGTGGAGGATCTGTCCCAGGTGCAGTTATTGCAGAATGAGTCCCCTCAGGCAGCAGACAGCAATGAGCAAAGAAGTGAGGAGGAG AAAACTACCAAGAAAGGGGGCTGGCCAAaaggaaggaaaagaaaaaaaGCAACTAAGGACAGCAATGCGCCAAAAGCTCCACTGACTGGGTATGTGAGATTCCTCAACGAGCGTCGGGAGCAGCTTCGAGCACAGCGGCCGGATGTTCCCTTTTCCGAAATCACCAGAATGTTAGGAAATGAGTGGAGTAAACTGCCTGCAGATGATAAGCAG CATTATTTagatgaggcagagagagacaaagagcgtTACATGAAGGAACTGGAGCAGTACCAACAGACTGAGGCTTACAAACGGTTCAGCCAGAAAGCAGATGACAAACGGCACATAAAAAGGCTTAACCAAG ATGAAGGATCCCGAGCCAATAACATTCCTGTTACTGAG caGGGTGAGCTGAAGGATCGATCTGTATTGGACATTCCTATTTTCTCAGAGGAGTTTTTAGACCACAGCAAAG CTCGGGAAAGGGAGCTCCGGCAGCTGAGGAAGTCCAATATAGAATATGAAGAAAGAAATGCAGCCTTGCAGAAACATGTGGAGAGCATGAAAACAGCGGTTGAGAAGCTAGAGATTGATGTAATGCAAGAACGAAACAGGAACGTTGTCCTTCAGCAGCACTTGGATACTCTGCGGCAAGCACTGACGTCCAGTTTTGCCACTGTACCACTGCCAG gttCTGGGGAGATACCCACCCTTGAAACCATTGACTCCTACATGAGGAAATTACATGGTATTATTCTATCCAACCCCCAAAATAATGAGAATCTCATTGCCACAGTGCGTGACTTAGTAAGCCGACTTGACAG
- the hmg20a gene encoding high mobility group protein 20A isoform X7, whose translation MSFTLINTKFTSEKKSHRFIVCLMQSFQQERAMMNISSMVHYKTTKKGGWPKGRKRKKATKDSNAPKAPLTGYVRFLNERREQLRAQRPDVPFSEITRMLGNEWSKLPADDKQHYLDEAERDKERYMKELEQYQQTEAYKRFSQKADDKRHIKRLNQDEGSRANNIPVTEQGELKDRSVLDIPIFSEEFLDHSKARERELRQLRKSNIEYEERNAALQKHVESMKTAVEKLEIDVMQERNRNVVLQQHLDTLRQALTSSFATVPLPGSGEIPTLETIDSYMRKLHGIILSNPQNNENLIATVRDLVSRLDS comes from the exons ATGTCCTTTACATTGATAAACACAAAATTCACATCAGAAAAAAAGTCTCATCGATTCATTGTGTGCTTAATGCAGTCATTTCAGCAGGAAAGAGCAATGATGAACATTTCAAGTATGGTGCACTAT AAAACTACCAAGAAAGGGGGCTGGCCAAaaggaaggaaaagaaaaaaaGCAACTAAGGACAGCAATGCGCCAAAAGCTCCACTGACTGGGTATGTGAGATTCCTCAACGAGCGTCGGGAGCAGCTTCGAGCACAGCGGCCGGATGTTCCCTTTTCCGAAATCACCAGAATGTTAGGAAATGAGTGGAGTAAACTGCCTGCAGATGATAAGCAG CATTATTTagatgaggcagagagagacaaagagcgtTACATGAAGGAACTGGAGCAGTACCAACAGACTGAGGCTTACAAACGGTTCAGCCAGAAAGCAGATGACAAACGGCACATAAAAAGGCTTAACCAAG ATGAAGGATCCCGAGCCAATAACATTCCTGTTACTGAG caGGGTGAGCTGAAGGATCGATCTGTATTGGACATTCCTATTTTCTCAGAGGAGTTTTTAGACCACAGCAAAG CTCGGGAAAGGGAGCTCCGGCAGCTGAGGAAGTCCAATATAGAATATGAAGAAAGAAATGCAGCCTTGCAGAAACATGTGGAGAGCATGAAAACAGCGGTTGAGAAGCTAGAGATTGATGTAATGCAAGAACGAAACAGGAACGTTGTCCTTCAGCAGCACTTGGATACTCTGCGGCAAGCACTGACGTCCAGTTTTGCCACTGTACCACTGCCAG gttCTGGGGAGATACCCACCCTTGAAACCATTGACTCCTACATGAGGAAATTACATGGTATTATTCTATCCAACCCCCAAAATAATGAGAATCTCATTGCCACAGTGCGTGACTTAGTAAGCCGACTTGACAG
- the hmg20a gene encoding high mobility group protein 20A isoform X6 — protein MSFTLINTKFTSEKKSHRFIVCLMQSFQQERAMMNISSMVHYQKTTKKGGWPKGRKRKKATKDSNAPKAPLTGYVRFLNERREQLRAQRPDVPFSEITRMLGNEWSKLPADDKQHYLDEAERDKERYMKELEQYQQTEAYKRFSQKADDKRHIKRLNQDEGSRANNIPVTEQGELKDRSVLDIPIFSEEFLDHSKARERELRQLRKSNIEYEERNAALQKHVESMKTAVEKLEIDVMQERNRNVVLQQHLDTLRQALTSSFATVPLPGSGEIPTLETIDSYMRKLHGIILSNPQNNENLIATVRDLVSRLDS, from the exons ATGTCCTTTACATTGATAAACACAAAATTCACATCAGAAAAAAAGTCTCATCGATTCATTGTGTGCTTAATGCAGTCATTTCAGCAGGAAAGAGCAATGATGAACATTTCAAGTATGGTGCACTAT CAGAAAACTACCAAGAAAGGGGGCTGGCCAAaaggaaggaaaagaaaaaaaGCAACTAAGGACAGCAATGCGCCAAAAGCTCCACTGACTGGGTATGTGAGATTCCTCAACGAGCGTCGGGAGCAGCTTCGAGCACAGCGGCCGGATGTTCCCTTTTCCGAAATCACCAGAATGTTAGGAAATGAGTGGAGTAAACTGCCTGCAGATGATAAGCAG CATTATTTagatgaggcagagagagacaaagagcgtTACATGAAGGAACTGGAGCAGTACCAACAGACTGAGGCTTACAAACGGTTCAGCCAGAAAGCAGATGACAAACGGCACATAAAAAGGCTTAACCAAG ATGAAGGATCCCGAGCCAATAACATTCCTGTTACTGAG caGGGTGAGCTGAAGGATCGATCTGTATTGGACATTCCTATTTTCTCAGAGGAGTTTTTAGACCACAGCAAAG CTCGGGAAAGGGAGCTCCGGCAGCTGAGGAAGTCCAATATAGAATATGAAGAAAGAAATGCAGCCTTGCAGAAACATGTGGAGAGCATGAAAACAGCGGTTGAGAAGCTAGAGATTGATGTAATGCAAGAACGAAACAGGAACGTTGTCCTTCAGCAGCACTTGGATACTCTGCGGCAAGCACTGACGTCCAGTTTTGCCACTGTACCACTGCCAG gttCTGGGGAGATACCCACCCTTGAAACCATTGACTCCTACATGAGGAAATTACATGGTATTATTCTATCCAACCCCCAAAATAATGAGAATCTCATTGCCACAGTGCGTGACTTAGTAAGCCGACTTGACAG